Proteins encoded within one genomic window of Fragaria vesca subsp. vesca linkage group LG1, FraVesHawaii_1.0, whole genome shotgun sequence:
- the LOC101309002 gene encoding 26S proteasome non-ATPase regulatory subunit 12-like, with product MKRSGFLSSEDNGAERGEELQSPDSNQEGGSDLDAQIEKFLNVEKQMRLSGDVAGTKKAATDILELCFKAGAWKTLNDQILVLSKRRGQLKQVVTALVQQAMQYIDQTPDLETRIELIKTLNNVSAGKIYVEIERARLIKRLAKIKEEQGLIAEAADLMQETAVETFGAMAKTEKIAFILEQVRLCEDRQDFVRAQILSRKISPRVFDVDASKEKKKPKEGDNIVEEAPADVPSLLELKRIYYELMIRYYSHNNDYLEICRCYKAIYEIPSVKEDPAQWIPLLRKICWYLVLSPYDPMQSSLLNSTLEDKNLSEIPYFRLLLKQVVTMEVIQWTTLWNKFEDEFENEKNMLGGPLGDKAAEDLKQRIIEHNILVVSKYYSRVTLKRLAELLCLSIQEAEKHLSEMVVSKVLVAKIDRPVGIICFQTAKDSNNVLNSWATNLETLLDLVEKSCHQIHKETMVHKAALKV from the exons ATGAAAAGAAGCGGGTTTCTCTCGTCAGAAGACAACGGTGCTGAAAGGGGTGAGGAGCTACAGAGTCCAGATTCGAATCAG GAAGGAGGAAGCGATTTAGATGCTCAGATAGAGAAATTTCTGAATGTGGAGAAACAAATGAGGCTCTCTGGTGACGTGGCGGGAACCAAGAAGGCTGCCACTGACATTCTTGAGCTTTGCTTCAAAGCTGGTGCTTGGAAGACCCTCAATGACCAGATTCTTGTCTTGTCCAAACGCCGTGGTCAGCTCAAGCAG GTCGTAACTGCATTGGTCCAGCAAGCAATGCAATATATTGATCAGACCCCTGACCTTGAAACTCGTATAGAGCTCATTAAAACACTAAATAATGTTTCTGCTGGGAAG ATATATGTTGAAATTGAGAGAGCACGGTTAATAAAAAGACTTGCAAAGATCAAGGAAGAGCAAGGGCTTATTGCTGAAGCTGCTGATTTGATGCAAGAAACTGCG GTGGAAACATTTGGTGCCATGGCAAAAACTGAGAAGATTGCGTTCATTCTTGAACAG GTTCGTTTGTGCGAAGACCGTCAGGATTTTGTTCGTGCTCAAATACTGTCAAGGAAGATCAGTCCTAGGGTTTTTGATGTTGATGCTTCAAAAGAAAAGAAAAAACCCAAGGAAGGTGATAATATTGTTGAAGAAGCTCCTGCTGATGTACCATCGCTCTTGGAGTTAAAGCGGATCTACTATGAATTAATGATAAG GTATTATTCTCATAACAATGATTACCTTGAGATTTGCCGTTGCTATAAGGCGATATACGAGATCCCTTCCGTTAAAGAGGATCCAGCCCAGTGGATACCG TTATTGAGGAAAATCTGTTGGTACTTGGTTCTGTCACCATACGACCCAATGCAGTCAAGCCTACTTAATTCCACCCTGGAGGATAAGAATCTTTCTGAGATTCCATATTTTAG GTTACTGTTGAAACAAGTGGTAACTATGGAGGTCATACAATGGACCACTTTATGGAATAAGTTCGAGGATGAGTTTGAGAATGAGAAGAATATGCTAGGAGGCCCTTTGGGTGACAAAGCAGCTGAAGATCTAAAGCAGAGGATAATTGAACAT AATATTCTAGTTGTTTCAAAGTATTACTCGAGGGTTACCTTGAAGAGACTTGCTGAGCTGCTCTGTCTAAGTATCCAG GAAGCTGAGAAGCATCTTTCAGAAATGGTTGTGTCCAAGGTGCTGGTTGCCAAGATTGACAGGCCAGTAGGCATAATTTGTTTCCAAACTGCAAAAGATAGTAACAATGTCCTTAATTCGTGGGCTACAAACTTGGAGACACTTCTTGATCTTGTGGAGAAGAGCTGCCACCAAATTCATAAAGAAACCATGGTTCACAAAGCAGCTCTGAAGGTGTGA
- the LOC101309289 gene encoding uncharacterized protein LOC101309289 gives MTLSAAGKWRRTTLAPLALLQSRTFRSDAALEALSKASDEKLPNLLLYNYPSFSGAFSALFAHLFHSRLNLPLLSLPFSSVEPFRVGDLCIQGLESCYLVDFVGPRGFAVELARRASCEVIGFDHRKSALAELPSNGEDCPENLTFRVNTEKSSSSAVYDYFSSKLAGIERDNGMGGRLLEVEDRDHVEMVLKYIEDGDLRRWSLPDIRAFNIGLAEWRSKLNCFTNPYMYEQLLEISATDVILKGKSRISARQKSANKLLDKALKIRLGRGFYGECLGVRADGSSELSDEIGKQLSLKSAAAGLRPIGAVIFMQRRNLKMCLRSIDTATDTSEVAKAYGGGGTPSSSSFIIRMDEYNQWISGNSR, from the exons ATGACTCTTTCTGCTGCTGGAAAATGGAGGAGAACCACTCTAGCTCCTCTTGCTCTATTACAATCCCGAACCTTCCGATCAGACGCCGCCCTAGAAGCTCTATCCAAAGCCTCCGACGAAAAACTCCCTAACTTGCTTCTCTACAACTACCCCTCCTTCTCCGGCGCCTTCTCCGCTCTCTTCGCCCACCTCTTCCACTCTCGCCTCAACCTCCCCCTCCTCTCCCTCCCTTTCTCCTCCGTGGAGCCCTTCAG GGTCGGTGATTTGTGCATTCAAGGACTTGAAAGCTGCTATTTAGTTGATTTTGTTGGCCCGAGAGGATTCGCGGTCGAGCTTGCAAGGAGGGCTTCGTGCGA GGTGATTGGTTTCGATCATCGGAAATCTGCACTTGCTGAGTTACCCTCCAACGGGGAGGATTGTCCTGAAAACCTCACGTTTCGAGTGAATACTGAAAAGAGTAGCTCTAGTGCTGTGTATGATTACTTCTCTTCTAAGCTTGCCGGTATTGAACGTGATAAT GGAATGGGAGGAAGATTGTTGGAAGTGGAGGACAGAGATCATGTGGAAATGGTGCTTAAGTATATTGAGGATGGAGATCTTCGTCGGTGGAGCTTACCGGATATTAGGGCGTTTAATATTGGACTTGCTGAATGGCGCTCAAAGTTGAATTGCTTTACTAATCCATACATGTATGAACAG TTACTGGAGATAAGTGCTACAGATGTTATTCTTAAGGGAAAGTCACGTATTTCTGCTCGCCAAAAATCTGCAAATAAATTACTGGATAAAGCTTTGAAAATAAGGCTGGGCAGAGGATTTTATGGGGAGTGTCTG GGAGTGAGAGCTGATGGGAGTTCAGAGTTAAGTGATGAAATTGGCAAGCAGCTAAGTTTGAAAAGTGCCGCTGCTGGTCTAAG GCCTATTGGAGCTGTTATATTCATGCAACGGAGAAACCTCAAAATGTGCTTAAGGAGTATCGATACTGCTACCGATACCTCTGAAGTTGCAAAG GCATATGGAGGAGGAGGCACCCCAAGTTCTAGTTCCTTCATTATAAGGATGGATGAGTACAATCAGTGGATTTCAGGAAATTCAAGATGA